In Cydia splendana chromosome 26, ilCydSple1.2, whole genome shotgun sequence, the following are encoded in one genomic region:
- the LOC134803601 gene encoding cytochrome P450 4d2-like: protein MFWPLLLLAATIALALYAWRRRPLYEFANKYPLGIPTYPLIGQSYVFAGTDEDRMNSFIKMGYKSLKNGGISSIWMGPKLYAVISEPELLEVVAKACLEKDFITKFLRLALGNGLIFAPVKIWRPRRKVMAPTFSMKNLHEFVTVFDKQSRIMVAQLRAHDGGGDFSFWEYITSYTFDAICETVLGMELNAQKNRHHLFIEAFDVVVQILAKRMLSPWLYWDWVFRLTSNYKPFIEQRKTAYAFFDKIISDRRKELAEQGAYYDPKDRNRPFLDMMILAPGGYTDIELREEIISIVSAGTDTSAVGTAFVALMLSRHPRVQDKVYEELKEVFGDSDRPVTWQDLPKLTYMEAVIKETLRLYPPAPVVVRDVHETVVLHQTRRYQTG from the exons ATGTTTTGGCCGCTGCTCCTCCTAGCCGCGACCATTGCGCTCGCGCTGTACGCGTGGCGAAGGCGGCCGCTTTACGAATTCGCCAACAAGTACCCTCTTGGCATACCGACCTATCCTCTCATCGGCCAGTCGTACGTATTCGCGGGTACCGATGAAG ACCGAATGAACTCATTTATAAAAATGGGCTACAAGTCCCTTAAAAACGGAGGTATCAGTTCGATATGGATGGGGCCGAAGTTGTATGCAG TGATCAGCGAGCCCGAGCTGCTGGAGGTGGTGGCCAAGGCGTGTCTGGAGAAAGACTTCATTACGAAGTTCCTGAGGCTGGCTCTCGGGAACGGACTCATATTTGCTCCGG TTAAGATCTGGCGTCCCCGCCGCAAGGTGATGGCGCCGACGTTCAGCATGAAGAACCTGCACGAGTTCGTGACCGTGTTCGACAAGCAGAGCCGCATCATGGTGGCGCAGCTGCGCGCACACGACGGCGGCGGGGACTTCTCCTTCTGGGAGTACATTACTTCCTACACGTTTGATGCTATCTGCG AGACTGTCCTGGGCATGGAGCTGAACGCGCAGAAGAACCGGCACCACCTGTTCATCGAGGCCTTCGACGTGGTCGTCCAGATCCTCGCCAAGCGCATGCTGTCGCCCTGGCTCTACTGGGACTGGGTCTTCAGGCTTACCTCCAACTACAAGCCCTTCATCGAGCAGAGGAAGACAGCTTACGCGTTTTTTGATAAG ATTATAAGTGATAGAAGAAAAGAATTGGCAGAACAAGGGGCTTACTACG ATCCCAAGGACCGCAACAGACCGTTCCTGGACATGATGATATTGGCTCCCGGGGGCTACACGGACATCGAGCTGAGGGAAGAGATCATCTCCATCGTGTCGGCCGGCACGGACACCTCGGCCGTCGGCACCGCCTTCGTCGCCCTCATGCTGTCCAGACATCCCAGGGTGCAGGACAAGGTCTACGAAGA ATTGAAGGAGGTGTTCGGCGACTCGGACCGGCCTGTGACGTGGCAGGACCTCCCGAAGCTGACGTACATGGAGGCCGTCATCAAGGAGACTCTGCGGCTGTATCCGCCGGCGCCCGTCGTCGTGAGGGACGTGCACGAGACGGTTGTACTGC ATCAGACCCGTCGTTACCAAACTGGGTAA
- the LOC134803602 gene encoding probable cytochrome P450 313a1, which yields MAINETWLREGEEGRAPVVPNYSLRHVPRPRSVRERGGGVGFYIRKANGVTLRPGMAMFLHLWATHRNTKYWGDDVEEFRPERFLEGPLKHPAQFVAFSYSLRNCIGGNYAIMSTKTNLSNLLRRYEMLPPLSVPPDQLLAPFRVKFDVMMKHCDNFELRIRSRHNGQGKK from the exons ATGGCTATAAATGAAACCTGGCTTAGGGAGGGGGAGGAGGGACGGGCACCGGTCGTGCCGAACTATAGTCTGCGCCACGTCCCCCGGCCGCGATCGGTGCgcgagcgcggcggcggcgtcggcTTCTACATCAGAAAAG CAAACGGCGTGACCTTACGCCCCGGGATGGCCATGTTCCTGCACCTCTGGGCCACGCACCGCAACACCAAGTACTGGGGCGACGACGTGGAAGAGTTCCGGCCCGAGAGATTCCTGGAAGGGCCGCTGAAGCACCCCGCGCAGTTCGTGGCCTTCAGCTACTCGCTGCGGAACTGCATCG GAGGTAACTACGCCATAATGTCAACGAAGACGAACCTATCGAACCTGCTGCGTCGCTACGAAATGCTGCCGCCGCTGAGCGTGCCGCCCGACCAGCTGCTGGCCCCCTTCAGGGTGAAGTTCGACGTCATGATGAAGCACTGCGACAACTTCGAGCTCAGGATACGGAGTAGACACAATGGACAAGGGAAAAAGTGA
- the LOC134803493 gene encoding zinc finger protein ZFP2-like: MRIHSGDKPYACDMCDKRFMTPRDLKTHERTHTGEKPYMCKICKKVFSQLGNLKTHERTHTGDKPHSCKICNKEFAETSSLKKHERIHTGEKPYSCEICRREFRLSSMLTKHKRVHMEEKPYACGFCSKQFVLQGDLQIHVRIHTGDRPYVCGICDKEFTRPNTLKRHERIHTGEKLYCCEVCKKEFTNSSDLKKHRRIHTGEKPYSCEICKKEFTGSSSYHRHKLVHTGEKPYSCEICHKEFRQTSSLKDHLRIHTGEKPYACTLCDKDFRELSGLRRHKRTHTR; the protein is encoded by the coding sequence ATGCGAATACACAGTGGTGACAAACCCTACGCCTGCGATATGTGCGACAAACGCTTCATGACGCCGCGCGACCTGAAGACACACGAACGGACGCACACCGGGGAAAAACCCTACATGTGTAAGATCTGTAAAAAAGTATTTTCACAATTGGGCAATTTAAAGACACACGAGCGGACACACACGGGCGACAAACCACACTCCTGTAAAATATGCAATAAAGAATTTGCGGAGACGAGCAGTTTGAAAAAACATGAGCGTATTCACACTGGTGAAAAGCCGTATTCGTGCGAAATATGTAGAAGAGAGTTCCGGTTATCGAGTATGTTAACTAAACATAAAAGAGTTCACATGGAAGAAAAACCATACGCCTGTGGTTTTTGTAGCAAGCAGTTTGTGTTACAGGGAGATCTACAAATACATGTCCGTATACACACGGGTGATAGACCCTACGTGTGCGGAATATGCGACAAGGAGTTTACACGACCGAATACTTTGAAGCGACATGAACGAATTCACACCGGAGAAAAACTGTACTGCTGTGAAGTCTGTAAAAAAGAGTTCACTAATTCCAGTGATTTAAAAAAGCATCGGCGAATACACACTGGTGAAAAGCCGTACTCATGTGAAATCTGTAAAAAAGAGTTTACGGGCTCGAGCAGTTATCACAGGCATAAACTAGTTCACACAGGGGAGAAGCCGTATTCGTGCGAGATTTGCCATAAGGAGTTCAGGCAAACGAGTAGTTTGAAGGATCATTTACGAATCCATACTGGTGAAAAGCCCTACGCGTGTACTTTATGTGATAAAGACTTTAGGGAATTGAGCGGTTTAAGAAGGCACAAACGGACTCACACGAGGTAA